In candidate division WOR-3 bacterium, the following are encoded in one genomic region:
- a CDS encoding thymidine phosphorylase, giving the protein MDFLSLLQRKKAGARLTDLEIDWLIRSYTKNEIPDYQMAAWLMAVSLRGMGKSETIALTRAMMSSGQVLDLSRIKGVKVDKHSTGGVGDKVSLILAPLVAACGCVVPMVSGRSLAHTGGTLDKLESIPGFRTNLSLKEFETVLERVGVAIIGQTDEVCPADKKLYALRDVTATVDSIPLIAASIMSKKLAEGIDGLVLDVKTGSGAFMPRKRQARQLANLMLEIGTAMNKRVVALITNMSQPLGKMVGNALEVREAIAALKNEGPPDLMEVTLTLGEEMLLIASIAQNRQQARRLLLRALVTGKALKKLQEMIAAQGGNPDVVDRPELMPLAKYKKEVWADGSGFIRAIATRDVGLLGIEIGLGRKRVEDRVDPGAGFVFFKKVGDRVKKGELLAEVYAGDEKKAEMVGA; this is encoded by the coding sequence GTGGATTTTTTATCCCTGCTCCAGCGTAAAAAGGCTGGGGCCAGGCTAACGGATTTAGAGATTGACTGGCTCATAAGGTCTTACACCAAAAACGAGATTCCTGATTACCAGATGGCGGCATGGCTGATGGCGGTCTCTTTGCGCGGGATGGGTAAAAGCGAGACGATTGCCCTGACCCGGGCGATGATGAGTTCAGGGCAGGTTTTGGATCTGAGCAGGATTAAGGGTGTAAAGGTGGACAAGCACTCAACCGGTGGTGTCGGTGATAAGGTGTCATTGATTCTGGCGCCCCTTGTTGCTGCGTGCGGCTGCGTTGTGCCGATGGTTTCCGGCAGGAGCCTTGCTCATACCGGCGGCACACTTGATAAACTTGAGTCCATCCCCGGGTTCAGAACCAATCTGAGCCTGAAGGAGTTTGAAACAGTCTTGGAGCGCGTGGGCGTAGCGATTATCGGTCAGACCGATGAGGTCTGCCCGGCAGACAAAAAACTTTATGCCCTGCGGGATGTGACCGCCACGGTTGACTCCATTCCCTTGATTGCCGCCAGTATTATGTCAAAGAAACTGGCAGAGGGGATTGACGGCCTGGTCTTAGATGTGAAGACCGGTAGCGGTGCTTTTATGCCGCGAAAGCGGCAGGCGCGGCAACTGGCAAACCTGATGCTTGAAATCGGCACCGCGATGAACAAAAGGGTGGTGGCATTAATCACCAATATGTCCCAGCCCTTAGGAAAAATGGTTGGCAACGCGCTTGAGGTTCGGGAGGCGATTGCCGCGCTCAAAAATGAAGGACCCCCTGACCTGATGGAGGTAACACTAACCCTTGGTGAGGAGATGCTCTTAATCGCCAGTATTGCCCAAAACCGGCAGCAGGCAAGAAGGCTTTTACTGAGAGCGCTGGTTACAGGCAAAGCGCTAAAAAAACTTCAGGAGATGATAGCCGCGCAGGGTGGTAATCCCGATGTTGTTGACAGACCTGAACTTATGCCTTTAGCCAAATACAAAAAAGAGGTATGGGCAGATGGTTCGGGTTTTATCAGGGCGATTGCCACCAGAGATGTTGGGCTTTTGGGCATAGAGATAGGTCTGGGCAGAAAAAGGGTTGAGGACAGGGTTGACCCGGGTGCTGGTTTTGTCTTCTTCAAAAAGGTTGGGGACAGGGTGAAAAAGGGCGAACTTCTCGCAGAGGTTTATGCAGGCGATGAGAAAAAGGCAGAAATGGTAGGAGC